One segment of Pseudanabaena sp. FACHB-2040 DNA contains the following:
- the dapF gene encoding diaminopimelate epimerase, whose protein sequence is MEFTKYHGLGNDFILIDNRHQSEPVLTAEDAVLWCDRHFGIGADGVIFALPGQSGTDYTMRIFNSDGSEPEMCGNGIRCLAQFIGDLEASDGNAATLPYAYRIHTLAGTITPELQTNGQVTVDMGQPYLLAGEIPTTLAAADEKVVSQSLIVADRTWEVTCVSMGNPHCITFVDDVAAIPLEALGPQFEHHSVFPKRINTEFIQVVRRDYLKMRVWERGAGITLACGTGACASLVAGVLTGRCDRKATLELPGGPLQIEWSETNNRVYMTGPAEKVFAGSR, encoded by the coding sequence ATGGAGTTTACCAAGTATCACGGTCTAGGCAACGACTTTATTTTGATCGATAACCGCCATCAGAGCGAGCCTGTCTTGACCGCTGAAGATGCCGTTTTGTGGTGCGATCGCCACTTTGGCATTGGCGCAGACGGGGTGATCTTTGCCCTGCCTGGTCAAAGCGGCACCGACTACACCATGCGTATCTTCAACTCCGATGGCTCAGAGCCAGAGATGTGCGGCAACGGCATTCGCTGTCTAGCCCAGTTTATCGGAGACTTGGAGGCCTCTGACGGCAATGCCGCAACGCTGCCCTACGCTTACCGCATCCACACGTTGGCAGGCACCATTACCCCAGAACTGCAGACCAATGGACAAGTAACAGTGGACATGGGTCAGCCTTACCTGCTGGCCGGAGAAATTCCTACGACACTAGCCGCTGCTGACGAGAAAGTGGTCAGCCAGTCTCTAATCGTGGCAGATCGAACCTGGGAGGTGACCTGTGTCAGCATGGGCAATCCTCACTGCATTACCTTCGTTGATGATGTAGCCGCCATTCCTCTAGAAGCCCTAGGGCCTCAGTTTGAGCATCACAGCGTTTTCCCTAAGCGCATTAACACCGAATTTATCCAGGTTGTGCGCCGTGATTATCTCAAGATGCGGGTGTGGGAACGCGGAGCTGGCATCACCCTAGCCTGCGGCACTGGGGCCTGCGCCTCGCTTGTGGCAGGTGTGCTGACAGGACGGTGCGATCGCAAAGCCACTCTGGAACTCCCCGGCGGCCCACTGCAAATCGAATGGTCAGAAACCAACAACCGCGTCTATATGACTGGTCCAGCTGAAAAAGTGTTTGCCGGTTCTAGATAG
- a CDS encoding DUF3288 family protein, whose translation MAEQKEQQHPQYRTDRQTVSQILNGEPSDYNLAELGRMIIRYKGFPGAHDIQKDLEKALSNWGLTEAALYEKTREIHQQADVYKGLGRGREDWS comes from the coding sequence ATGGCCGAGCAAAAGGAACAGCAGCACCCCCAGTACCGCACCGATCGCCAGACCGTTAGCCAGATCCTCAACGGCGAACCTTCGGACTACAACCTGGCCGAACTGGGCCGCATGATCATTCGTTACAAAGGCTTCCCCGGTGCCCACGACATCCAGAAAGACCTGGAAAAAGCTTTAAGCAACTGGGGCCTGACTGAAGCTGCCCTTTACGAAAAGACTCGTGAAATTCACCAGCAGGCCGATGTTTACAAAGGGCTGGGACGGGGGCGAGAGGATTGGAGTTAG
- the dacB gene encoding D-alanyl-D-alanine carboxypeptidase/D-alanyl-D-alanine-endopeptidase has protein sequence MQAKVAVKDFAELRRHWCWGLGGMIGFWGAIAALPAQAGICVSELAGALDAIATQPSLQSARVGVYVETQGEAADRQVLYARNAQQFFIPASNVKLLTTAAALDFLGPDYRIRTSVYGEAAAVTDLRVVGRGDPSLTREDLVNLAQQIAQSGVRQVSTLTGDDSYFSGSPVNPNWEWEDVQAGYGAPVNSLISDRNAINLSLVPQMIGQPLQVVWDIPTPASSWRVVNQSRTVAPGEAEFVSVGRDLGQPVLYVSGQLTAGSEAETAAIAIPDPAAYFIDRFRLALEAQGIAVGQTTVTLEPMTAPANELAFHQSPLLAELLIPTNRNSTNLYAESLLKTLGVAFSAQRPDQATEAGITAVTALLARLGVNPEEFAIADGSGLSRHNLATPAALVNLLQIMARHSQSAVYRDSLAVAGISGTLRNRLLDTPLEGNFYGKTGAVSSNVSLSGYMTPPSYQPLVVSILINNANQRASVLRQIIDEMLLTLAQLEDC, from the coding sequence ATGCAAGCGAAAGTGGCTGTAAAGGATTTTGCCGAGTTGAGAAGGCATTGGTGCTGGGGGCTAGGCGGCATGATTGGGTTTTGGGGTGCGATCGCAGCCCTCCCTGCCCAGGCAGGTATCTGTGTCTCAGAACTGGCAGGGGCGCTAGATGCGATCGCAACTCAGCCATCCCTCCAGTCGGCTCGGGTGGGCGTCTATGTGGAGACTCAGGGCGAGGCTGCCGATCGCCAGGTTTTATATGCCCGTAATGCCCAGCAGTTCTTTATCCCTGCCTCCAATGTCAAGCTGCTGACGACCGCCGCTGCGCTGGATTTTCTAGGCCCCGACTATCGCATTCGCACTTCGGTTTACGGCGAGGCTGCAGCGGTGACCGATCTGCGAGTCGTCGGTCGGGGCGACCCTAGCTTGACCCGCGAAGATTTAGTTAACTTGGCCCAGCAAATCGCCCAGTCGGGTGTGCGCCAGGTCAGCACGCTGACCGGGGATGATAGCTACTTTTCCGGGTCGCCGGTCAATCCCAACTGGGAGTGGGAAGATGTGCAGGCGGGCTATGGGGCTCCGGTGAATAGTTTGATTAGCGATCGCAACGCCATTAACCTGAGCCTGGTGCCCCAAATGATCGGCCAACCACTTCAGGTTGTCTGGGATATTCCCACCCCAGCCAGCTCCTGGCGCGTCGTCAACCAATCTCGCACTGTGGCTCCAGGCGAAGCGGAATTTGTCAGCGTGGGGCGAGATTTAGGTCAGCCCGTCTTGTACGTCAGCGGGCAGCTCACGGCAGGTTCAGAGGCTGAGACAGCAGCCATCGCCATTCCCGATCCAGCGGCCTACTTTATCGACCGCTTCCGGTTGGCGCTAGAAGCACAAGGCATTGCAGTGGGGCAAACGACAGTGACCCTAGAGCCAATGACCGCACCAGCCAATGAACTTGCCTTTCACCAGTCCCCGCTGCTGGCAGAACTGCTGATACCAACCAACCGCAACAGCACGAACCTCTATGCCGAGTCTCTGCTTAAAACGCTGGGAGTCGCCTTTTCTGCACAGCGCCCTGACCAGGCAACTGAGGCAGGAATTACTGCTGTAACGGCCTTGCTGGCTCGTCTGGGTGTAAATCCTGAGGAGTTTGCGATCGCAGATGGCTCCGGCCTATCTCGCCATAACCTAGCCACACCAGCAGCCCTGGTCAACCTGCTTCAGATCATGGCCCGCCACTCCCAGTCAGCGGTTTACCGAGACTCTCTGGCCGTAGCTGGGATCAGCGGCACCCTCCGTAACCGGCTGCTAGACACTCCACTGGAGGGCAACTTCTACGGCAAAACGGGAGCAGTTAGCAGCAATGTGTCGCTTTCTGGGTACATGACTCCACCTAGCTACCAGCCTCTAGTAGTGAGTATATTGATCAACAACGCTAACCAGAGAGCAAGCGTTCTGCGTCAAATCATCGACGAGATGCTGTTGACCCTGGCTCAGCTCGAAGACTGCTAG
- a CDS encoding glycoside hydrolase family 15 protein, with product MALTSLQHQLDDYYQQVHSVILSRQNPVTGLLPASTAVNVHGNYTDAWVRDNVYSILAVWGLALAYRKIDEDSGRTYELEQSVVKLMRGLLFAMMQQAHKVERFKENQNPLEALHAKYDTTTGSTVVADDAWGHLQLDATSLYLLMLAQMTASGLQIVFTQDEVNFVQNLVYYIGRAYRTPDYGIWERGNKLNHGKPELNASSVGMAKAALEAMQGLNLFGIRGGQSSVIHVLPDEIARSRITLESLLPRESGSKEVDSALLSMIGFPAFAVDSPELTERTRLKIIDKLQGQYGCKRFLRDGHQTISEDITRLHYEREELQQFEHIECEWPLFFTYLWIDSLFRNSPQQIEFYEERLKALTVDRDGVGLLPELYYVPADSLEAERLSPGSQARLPNDNVPLVWAQSLYFLGQFLRDGLLQPGDIDPLGRHGTVREPRLPIVQIALLSEDRALQAELETYGISTQVLDELAPVQVFPAGELSAIYAEIGRNSKLGLSGRPTRRLRSLTTSRIFRIQGNGAVFLPSFLDQQQFYLTLDYHFLVSQIRSEIAYIHDHWREPGRPTLTLMLTHTMFQLGHKPIHESPLLALIQELRSGHCDHVSVKVSPLSQLIMTSGIERIDNANHYQLGTAAVGYAPLITSYLAFNPDHTGPLSILEEFDLERETDLSRLLAALQQSDNLYEQIELLSTLKRLKGLTFDTGIGDPGHLVTVEVLLDEIYAKAGRNECWSILRRASGLLNKADISLSDAVTEILVRQKQISVGKAYSDASLMTEPMSHHEIVEKIKTFCGEDERDSVLTQEILVYLSVLIKTEPRLFDGLMTLRVGYLILLLTSELAREKDLTQDEAYEYLMSLSPFEIKQRLRQGLAGYSGLNQTVFQRESLHIKPKASVNWQVIPEDIEGELANGDWLRKRQIDGEINRLPEGFYSQVWELLKHCKGVVIGNKFERRNRLDSRLILSEMTPGEQNFARRIDHLLNKIQAPEYRHVNVEALQELGEIFKVNPDLYFEDYVTLDVLVGHAVRIAWLDHRPDRANTYEADKAFAWRSFYRLPPRHCAACLARALEFLTTLGATEGATAMDTDQVA from the coding sequence ATGGCTCTTACGTCTCTCCAGCACCAGCTCGACGACTATTATCAACAAGTTCACTCTGTTATCCTGTCTCGGCAAAACCCGGTAACAGGGCTTTTGCCAGCCAGTACAGCGGTCAATGTGCACGGCAACTACACCGATGCCTGGGTCCGCGACAACGTCTACAGCATTTTGGCAGTGTGGGGGCTGGCCCTGGCCTATCGCAAGATTGACGAAGACTCAGGCCGCACTTACGAACTTGAGCAAAGCGTTGTCAAGCTCATGCGAGGTTTGCTGTTTGCCATGATGCAGCAGGCCCACAAAGTAGAGCGGTTTAAGGAAAATCAAAATCCTCTAGAAGCCCTCCACGCCAAGTACGATACGACAACCGGCAGCACCGTCGTAGCCGACGACGCTTGGGGCCATCTCCAGCTCGACGCCACCTCGCTTTACCTGCTAATGCTGGCCCAGATGACGGCTTCTGGACTGCAGATCGTCTTCACCCAAGACGAGGTCAACTTCGTTCAAAACCTGGTCTACTACATTGGCCGGGCCTATAGAACGCCGGACTACGGCATTTGGGAACGCGGCAACAAGCTCAACCACGGCAAGCCTGAGCTCAATGCCAGCTCTGTCGGGATGGCAAAAGCGGCCCTAGAAGCCATGCAGGGCCTTAACCTGTTCGGCATTCGCGGCGGACAGTCCTCGGTAATTCACGTTTTGCCTGATGAGATCGCCCGCAGCCGCATCACGCTAGAGTCACTGTTGCCTAGAGAATCGGGCTCCAAAGAGGTGGACTCGGCCCTGCTCAGCATGATTGGGTTTCCGGCTTTTGCAGTAGATTCTCCCGAGCTAACTGAGCGCACCCGGCTCAAAATTATTGACAAGCTGCAGGGCCAATACGGCTGCAAGCGATTTTTGCGGGATGGACATCAAACCATTAGCGAAGATATCACCCGGCTGCACTACGAGCGGGAGGAACTGCAGCAGTTTGAGCACATCGAATGTGAGTGGCCGCTCTTTTTTACCTATCTGTGGATCGACAGCCTATTTCGCAACAGCCCTCAGCAGATCGAGTTTTACGAGGAGCGGCTAAAGGCCCTCACGGTTGACCGAGATGGCGTTGGCCTATTGCCCGAACTCTACTACGTGCCTGCAGATTCTCTAGAGGCAGAGCGGCTCAGCCCCGGCAGTCAAGCCCGTCTGCCTAATGACAATGTGCCCTTAGTTTGGGCGCAGAGCCTTTACTTTCTAGGGCAGTTTTTGCGGGATGGGCTCCTGCAGCCCGGCGACATAGACCCGTTGGGCCGCCATGGAACGGTTCGAGAACCGCGTCTGCCGATTGTGCAGATTGCCTTGCTGTCCGAAGATCGGGCGCTGCAGGCAGAGTTAGAGACCTACGGCATTTCCACTCAGGTCTTAGATGAGCTAGCGCCAGTTCAAGTTTTTCCAGCGGGCGAACTGTCGGCCATTTATGCCGAGATTGGCCGCAACAGCAAGTTGGGGTTGAGTGGTCGCCCAACCCGTCGGCTTCGCAGCCTCACGACTTCGCGAATTTTCCGCATCCAGGGCAACGGCGCAGTCTTTCTTCCCTCATTTCTGGACCAGCAGCAGTTTTACTTAACGCTGGACTACCACTTCCTGGTCTCTCAGATTCGCAGCGAAATTGCCTACATCCATGACCACTGGCGCGAACCGGGTCGGCCCACCCTAACGCTGATGCTGACCCACACCATGTTTCAGTTGGGGCACAAGCCTATTCACGAGTCGCCTTTGCTGGCGTTGATTCAAGAACTGAGGTCGGGCCACTGTGACCATGTGTCGGTCAAGGTTAGCCCGCTGTCTCAGCTAATAATGACTTCTGGAATTGAGCGGATTGACAATGCTAATCACTACCAGCTAGGCACTGCAGCAGTAGGGTATGCGCCTCTAATTACCAGCTATTTAGCTTTTAACCCAGACCACACGGGTCCGCTGAGCATTCTAGAAGAGTTTGACCTGGAGCGGGAAACGGATCTCAGTCGGCTTTTAGCCGCCCTGCAACAGTCCGACAACCTCTATGAGCAGATTGAGCTGCTAAGTACTTTAAAGCGCCTCAAAGGACTGACGTTTGACACGGGTATAGGTGACCCTGGTCATCTGGTGACTGTGGAAGTGCTGCTGGATGAAATCTATGCCAAGGCAGGCAGAAATGAGTGCTGGTCGATTCTGCGCCGAGCTTCAGGCCTGCTGAACAAGGCCGACATTTCCCTATCTGATGCAGTGACGGAAATCTTGGTGCGGCAGAAGCAGATCTCGGTGGGCAAAGCCTACAGTGATGCTTCTCTGATGACAGAGCCGATGTCTCATCACGAAATTGTGGAGAAGATCAAGACGTTTTGCGGCGAGGATGAGCGAGACTCGGTGCTGACTCAGGAAATTTTGGTGTACTTGAGCGTATTAATTAAAACCGAACCTCGGCTGTTTGATGGCCTGATGACTCTGCGGGTCGGGTATCTGATTTTGCTGCTGACCAGTGAACTGGCGCGGGAGAAAGATTTGACCCAGGATGAAGCCTACGAGTACCTGATGTCGTTGAGCCCTTTTGAAATTAAGCAGCGCCTACGTCAGGGACTAGCTGGCTATAGCGGCCTCAACCAAACCGTCTTTCAGCGAGAGTCGCTCCACATTAAGCCCAAAGCTTCGGTCAATTGGCAGGTAATTCCTGAAGATATCGAGGGAGAGCTGGCTAATGGCGATTGGCTGCGTAAGCGGCAGATCGATGGTGAAATCAACCGCTTGCCCGAAGGGTTTTATTCCCAAGTTTGGGAGCTGCTAAAGCACTGCAAAGGGGTCGTTATTGGTAATAAGTTTGAGCGGCGCAATCGCTTGGATAGCCGGTTGATTTTGTCAGAAATGACGCCGGGAGAGCAGAACTTTGCCCGCCGCATTGACCACCTGCTAAATAAGATTCAGGCTCCGGAGTATCGCCACGTCAATGTTGAGGCGCTGCAGGAGTTGGGCGAGATCTTCAAGGTCAACCCTGACCTGTACTTTGAAGACTACGTCACTCTAGATGTGCTGGTGGGACACGCAGTGCGGATTGCTTGGCTGGATCATCGACCTGATCGGGCTAACACCTACGAGGCTGACAAGGCGTTTGCCTGGCGATCTTTTTACAGGCTGCCGCCCCGGCATTGTGCGGCTTGTTTGGCTAGGGCGCTGGAGTTCCTGACAACTCTGGGGGCAACAGAAGGAGCCACTGCTATGGACACAGATCAGGTGGCTTGA
- a CDS encoding dihydrofolate reductase family protein translates to MFIATSLDGYIARADGSLDWLDRANASVPPDEDFGYNDFIASVDVLVMGRNTFEKALSFGDWPYGSKPVVVLSRGSVSIPTAIANTVSASSEPPQKLVEHLADNGAQHLYIDGGLVIQSFLREGLIDEITITMIPVLLGAGKSLFGNLDQDIELTHLATKAYEIGFVQSKYCVAKRA, encoded by the coding sequence GTGTTTATTGCAACTAGCCTTGATGGTTACATTGCTCGCGCTGATGGCAGCCTCGACTGGCTCGATCGTGCTAATGCCAGCGTTCCCCCAGACGAAGACTTTGGCTATAACGATTTCATCGCATCCGTAGACGTCCTTGTCATGGGCAGAAACACCTTTGAGAAAGCGCTTTCATTTGGTGACTGGCCCTATGGCTCCAAACCGGTCGTAGTTCTCAGCCGAGGTTCAGTTTCCATCCCAACAGCAATTGCTAATACCGTTTCTGCCTCGTCCGAGCCTCCACAGAAGCTGGTTGAGCACCTTGCTGACAATGGAGCCCAGCATCTCTACATTGATGGGGGGCTTGTGATCCAAAGCTTTCTCCGTGAAGGACTGATCGATGAAATCACCATCACAATGATTCCAGTGCTCCTTGGGGCTGGTAAATCGCTTTTTGGCAATCTGGATCAAGACATTGAGTTGACTCACCTGGCAACCAAAGCCTATGAGATTGGCTTTGTGCAGAGTAAATACTGTGTGGCAAAACGTGCCTAA
- a CDS encoding class I SAM-dependent methyltransferase: protein MDYKNLKKVISGYSARNLEQRKNWYSPAAEAYNQARPRYPQELICQVVELAQLKPNSKILEVGCGPATATVAFAQLEFPMLCLEPNPDFYQLAQQNCEQYPNVKIQNTSFEEWVLGTEKFDAVLAASSFHWIPSDVGYSKAAEALKENGYLILLWNKELQPCYEVYQGLSGIYQVHAPSLDRYEDRKTQEEILQGLGEMITDSGLFKDLMTGCIESKTTYTVDKYLLLLNTYSPYLKLESENKKALFEELRNRIVFDLGGSLELSYVSAFHIAQKC from the coding sequence ATGGACTACAAAAACTTAAAAAAAGTAATAAGCGGCTACTCTGCTAGGAATCTAGAGCAGCGAAAAAATTGGTATTCTCCAGCAGCAGAGGCTTATAACCAAGCAAGACCCCGTTATCCCCAAGAGTTAATTTGTCAGGTTGTAGAGCTTGCTCAACTCAAGCCTAACTCGAAAATTCTTGAAGTGGGATGCGGCCCAGCAACGGCAACAGTAGCATTCGCTCAATTGGAATTTCCGATGTTGTGTTTAGAACCCAACCCGGATTTTTATCAATTAGCCCAACAAAACTGTGAGCAGTACCCCAATGTAAAAATTCAGAACACTTCTTTTGAGGAATGGGTACTAGGAACTGAGAAGTTTGATGCTGTTCTAGCGGCAAGTTCTTTCCATTGGATACCATCAGATGTGGGATATTCAAAAGCAGCAGAAGCTTTAAAGGAAAATGGTTACTTGATTTTGTTATGGAACAAAGAACTTCAGCCTTGCTATGAAGTGTATCAAGGCTTGTCTGGAATTTATCAGGTTCATGCTCCATCACTTGACCGTTATGAAGACAGGAAAACGCAGGAGGAAATTCTGCAAGGATTAGGAGAAATGATTACAGATTCAGGTCTATTCAAAGACCTGATGACTGGTTGTATTGAATCTAAAACAACTTATACAGTTGACAAATATTTGTTGCTTTTGAATACTTACTCACCCTATTTGAAGCTAGAGTCTGAAAATAAGAAGGCTCTATTTGAAGAGTTAAGAAATAGAATTGTCTTTGACCTAGGTGGAAGTCTTGAACTCTCATATGTATCGGCATTTCATATTGCTCAGAAATGTTGA